From a region of the Paenibacillus sp. FSL R10-2734 genome:
- a CDS encoding LysR family transcriptional regulator, giving the protein MNLNLIKLEIVELLNKHKKITTVADKLGLKQPTVTYHLKNLEQQLGEKLFESRMDKMILTESGKAFLHYAIKINALAAEAERVVKEFSQAGRGTLKIGASYVPATYILPKILGLFGEQHPGITISLSVKPSPVIKEMLASHEIDLGILSTESFYLPDLHTQALCEDELVLVFAPSHEFASFSNLNPAMIASASFILHDKESSTRQLTDKWFEREGNEPRTYILLDSLEAIKQSLMSGKYVSFISRLAVEDEVARGRLLIRTIPDYNFQRHIYYSYNRDRHYSPLIGLFIDQIRMIRI; this is encoded by the coding sequence ATGAACCTTAACTTAATCAAGCTGGAAATCGTGGAACTGCTCAATAAACATAAAAAAATAACCACAGTCGCCGATAAACTCGGACTGAAGCAGCCCACTGTTACGTACCATTTGAAGAATTTAGAGCAGCAATTGGGAGAGAAGTTATTTGAATCCAGAATGGATAAAATGATTCTTACGGAGAGCGGCAAAGCGTTCCTTCATTATGCGATTAAAATAAATGCACTTGCTGCTGAAGCGGAGCGGGTTGTAAAAGAGTTCAGTCAGGCGGGTCGGGGAACGCTTAAGATTGGCGCCAGTTACGTTCCAGCTACTTATATTCTTCCGAAAATATTGGGGTTGTTTGGAGAACAACATCCGGGGATTACGATCTCTTTATCGGTTAAGCCTTCACCAGTGATCAAAGAAATGCTTGCCAGTCATGAGATTGACCTTGGTATTTTGTCTACAGAATCTTTTTATCTACCTGATCTGCATACTCAAGCCTTGTGCGAAGACGAACTTGTTCTTGTTTTTGCACCCTCCCATGAATTTGCTAGTTTTTCTAATTTAAACCCAGCTATGATTGCTTCAGCGAGTTTTATATTACATGACAAGGAATCAAGTACACGCCAACTGACGGATAAATGGTTTGAGCGTGAGGGGAATGAACCTAGAACCTATATTCTACTGGATTCACTAGAGGCAATTAAGCAATCGCTTATGAGTGGAAAGTACGTTTCTTTTATATCGCGACTTGCTGTGGAAGACGAGGTAGCCAGAGGAAGATTGCTAATACGCACCATTCCAGATTATAATTTTCAAAGACATATTTATTATTCATATAACCGCGATCGTCATTATTCTCCGCTAATTGGCCTGTTTATCGATCAGATTCGCATGATCCGTATTTAA